The Methanothrix soehngenii GP6 genome has a window encoding:
- the tpiA gene encoding triose-phosphate isomerase gives MTIIVLNFKTYRESTGPEALRLAEICEDIARDYSVQMIVAPQTADIHAISREVKIPVYAQHVDGVGYGGFTGHVTAASIKAAGARGSLINHSERRIKLADMEASLSACRDLGLASIICTNNVATTRAAAALEPDYVAVEPPELIGSGIPVSKANPNVVSDSVSAVKKIAPRVGVLCGAGITHGEDLRSALDLGSEGVLLASGIIKAKDQRQALEDLVTGAK, from the coding sequence ATGACCATAATTGTGCTCAATTTCAAGACCTACCGTGAGTCTACAGGCCCGGAGGCTCTGCGCCTGGCCGAGATCTGCGAGGATATCGCCAGGGACTATTCTGTGCAGATGATAGTGGCACCCCAGACGGCAGACATCCATGCCATATCTCGTGAGGTAAAAATTCCGGTCTACGCCCAGCATGTGGATGGCGTTGGCTATGGCGGCTTTACCGGCCATGTGACCGCCGCTTCCATAAAAGCAGCAGGTGCGAGAGGTTCACTCATAAACCACTCGGAGAGAAGGATCAAGCTGGCCGATATGGAAGCCTCCCTCTCCGCCTGCCGGGATCTTGGCCTCGCGAGCATCATCTGCACCAACAACGTGGCCACCACCAGGGCTGCGGCAGCTCTTGAACCTGATTATGTGGCAGTGGAGCCTCCAGAGCTCATAGGAAGCGGAATTCCGGTATCCAAGGCCAATCCCAACGTGGTTAGCGATTCTGTCAGCGCGGTCAAGAAAATCGCCCCTCGTGTGGGGGTCCTTTGCGGCGCGGGGATAACCCATGGCGAGGATCTGAGAAGCGCTCTGGACCTGGGATCGGAGGGCGTCTTGCTGGCATCGGGAATCATTAAAGCCAAGGATCAGCGTCAGGCTTTAGAGGATCTTGTGACTGGGGCAAAATAG
- a CDS encoding acylphosphatase, whose protein sequence is MMSVHVRVSGRVQGVYYRAYTRDRAKSLGINGWVRNIPGGGVEAVLEGERRQVGELLKAMKSGPSGSVVLGMELSEIEAKGYNDFEIKY, encoded by the coding sequence ATGATGTCGGTGCACGTCAGGGTTTCTGGCCGGGTGCAGGGTGTTTATTATCGCGCCTATACCCGTGACCGAGCCAAATCCCTGGGAATCAATGGATGGGTGCGAAATATTCCCGGGGGCGGAGTGGAGGCGGTGCTGGAGGGAGAGAGACGACAGGTGGGGGAGCTGCTCAAGGCTATGAAGTCCGGGCCTTCCGGTTCTGTGGTCCTGGGTATGGAGCTCTCGGAGATCGAGGCCAAAGGCTATAATGACTTTGAAATAAAATATTAA
- a CDS encoding 4Fe-4S binding protein has translation MLTVNRYKCCYCGACVSVCPTCALELVETWLEISADCKECGICTKICPVGALEVEA, from the coding sequence TTGCTTACCGTCAACAGATACAAGTGCTGCTACTGTGGTGCCTGCGTCAGCGTATGCCCGACATGTGCCCTGGAGCTGGTGGAGACCTGGCTGGAGATTTCCGCAGACTGCAAAGAGTGCGGCATCTGCACCAAGATATGTCCGGTGGGAGCGCTAGAGGTCGAGGCATGA
- a CDS encoding NAD(P)/FAD-dependent oxidoreductase, producing the protein MKCDVIVVGAGPGGSMAAKTAAAAGLNVVMLEKRQEIGDPVRCAEGVGKRALCKMVKPEPEWIASEVKGAKIYSPDGSSIVMSEDRSGSEVGYVLERKVFDRALAMQAARAGARVLVKTRAASLLMNDGVPYGVNAIQVGDPLKIEAPIIIGADGVESKVGRWAGIDTTLNLKDIESCAQFLVLDPGIDDDYTKFYLGNSIAPSGYAWSFPKGEKLANVGLGVLGSRSRPGEAIRLLREFTKKHFPNGKIVEMVVGGDPCSGPIQSATAHGVMLVGDAARQTDPLTGGGILNAMEAGVIAGEVAAKAIAAGNVAREGLREYEERWREGIGRHLARSLEFKEFFVKLTDKDLNMLIGSLAKEDISKLDLPGLLRVLFRLNPKLLWELRHLVT; encoded by the coding sequence ATGAAGTGCGATGTGATAGTGGTTGGAGCGGGCCCGGGTGGCTCCATGGCCGCGAAAACGGCAGCAGCAGCCGGCCTGAATGTGGTCATGCTGGAGAAGCGCCAGGAGATCGGCGATCCTGTTCGCTGCGCTGAGGGGGTGGGCAAGAGGGCCTTATGCAAGATGGTCAAGCCAGAGCCGGAGTGGATCGCCTCTGAGGTGAAGGGCGCCAAGATCTACTCTCCAGACGGAAGCAGCATAGTCATGTCCGAGGACCGGAGCGGGAGCGAGGTTGGCTACGTTCTGGAGAGAAAGGTCTTCGACCGGGCTCTGGCTATGCAAGCCGCCCGCGCCGGGGCCCGAGTGCTGGTCAAGACTCGCGCTGCCAGCCTTCTGATGAATGATGGTGTTCCCTATGGCGTTAATGCCATTCAAGTGGGAGATCCTCTGAAAATCGAAGCCCCGATCATCATCGGTGCGGATGGCGTAGAGTCAAAGGTAGGCCGTTGGGCGGGTATTGACACCACGCTCAACCTCAAGGACATCGAATCCTGCGCCCAGTTTCTGGTATTGGATCCGGGAATCGATGATGACTACACCAAGTTCTACTTGGGAAACAGCATTGCTCCTTCAGGGTACGCCTGGTCCTTTCCCAAAGGGGAGAAGCTGGCCAACGTCGGCCTGGGAGTTCTTGGAAGCCGATCCAGGCCCGGTGAAGCCATCCGTCTGCTGCGGGAATTTACAAAAAAGCACTTTCCCAATGGCAAGATAGTGGAGATGGTGGTGGGCGGAGATCCCTGCTCCGGGCCCATCCAGTCGGCCACTGCCCACGGCGTTATGCTGGTCGGAGATGCCGCCCGCCAGACCGATCCACTGACTGGAGGGGGGATTCTCAATGCCATGGAGGCAGGAGTCATCGCCGGAGAGGTGGCAGCAAAAGCAATTGCCGCAGGCAACGTCGCGAGAGAGGGGCTTCGAGAGTATGAGGAACGCTGGCGAGAGGGCATAGGCAGGCACCTGGCTCGCAGCCTGGAGTTCAAGGAGTTCTTCGTAAAGCTGACCGACAAAGATCTCAATATGCTGATCGGTTCCCTGGCAAAGGAGGACATATCCAAATTGGATCTGCCTGGCCTCTTGCGGGTGCTCTTCCGGTTGAATCCCAAGCTTCTCTGGGAGTTGCGCCACCTCGTAACATAG
- a CDS encoding FeoA family protein — MRYIELSRAPCNQTLEIHSVNGEYGWERRFESMGIRRGSRVRKITCHPFGGPVVIELNGSKISLGRGIAAKIEVEVLSSPPVKRQI, encoded by the coding sequence ATGAGATACATTGAGCTCTCAAGGGCCCCCTGTAATCAGACCCTGGAGATTCATTCCGTGAACGGTGAGTATGGCTGGGAGAGGAGGTTTGAATCCATGGGAATAAGAAGAGGCAGCCGTGTGCGCAAAATAACCTGCCATCCCTTTGGCGGACCGGTGGTAATCGAGCTTAACGGATCGAAGATCTCGCTTGGACGGGGAATAGCAGCAAAAATAGAGGTTGAGGTGCTCTCATCTCCCCCAGTTAAGAGGCAGATCTGA
- the hisF gene encoding imidazole glycerol phosphate synthase subunit HisF, with protein sequence MLARRIIPCLDCDLGVPGGRVVKGIEFKQIRYAGVPWELADQYYQDGADEIVFLDITASSDRRETMTSVIKKTSLSVFVPLAVGGGISSLAQSREVFNAGADKVTVNTSALKRPDLISEIAGRYGNQAVVLAIDAKRRYSQEDGRNMVQTEEGPCWFECSYYGGREFTGIDAIDWAKKAVSLGAGEILLTSMDRDGTKLGFDIPLTAAVARMVRVPVIASGGCANPEHMLEVFQKTDASAALAASIFHFQECSIRDVKTYLRKNGVNVRL encoded by the coding sequence ATGCTAGCTAGAAGGATCATTCCCTGCCTGGACTGCGACCTGGGAGTCCCCGGAGGCAGAGTGGTCAAGGGAATTGAGTTCAAGCAGATCAGATATGCCGGAGTCCCCTGGGAGCTGGCCGATCAGTACTATCAGGATGGTGCGGATGAGATCGTCTTTTTGGATATAACTGCATCCAGTGACCGGCGGGAGACAATGACCAGTGTGATAAAGAAGACATCGCTCTCGGTTTTTGTGCCCCTGGCCGTGGGCGGGGGGATAAGCAGCCTGGCGCAATCAAGGGAGGTCTTCAACGCTGGTGCGGATAAGGTCACCGTTAACACCTCCGCCCTAAAGCGACCGGATCTCATCAGCGAGATCGCCGGTAGATATGGAAATCAGGCCGTGGTTTTAGCCATAGATGCCAAAAGGCGCTATTCCCAGGAGGATGGCCGGAATATGGTACAGACGGAAGAGGGGCCCTGCTGGTTTGAATGCTCCTATTATGGCGGCAGGGAGTTCACCGGAATTGACGCCATCGACTGGGCCAAAAAGGCCGTCTCCCTGGGAGCAGGAGAGATCCTTCTCACCAGCATGGACAGAGACGGCACCAAGCTTGGATTTGACATACCCCTCACCGCTGCTGTGGCGAGAATGGTCCGGGTGCCTGTGATCGCCTCGGGGGGATGCGCAAATCCCGAGCATATGCTGGAGGTCTTCCAAAAGACCGATGCCTCTGCAGCTTTAGCGGCCAGCATCTTCCACTTCCAGGAATGCAGCATCAGAGACGTCAAGACATATCTAAGGAAGAATGGGGTGAATGTGCGATTATGA
- the hisH gene encoding imidazole glycerol phosphate synthase subunit HisH, translating into MSIIIVDYGMGNLFSIYNALEYVGGNPKIARDPGELAGAKGIVVPGVGAFGSCMNQLSRFSDSLLSCFQEGVPMLGICVGMQVLFQESEESPGAPGLGWIEGKVVRLPDGVMIPQMGWNSLYIKHRVEIFDGISEGDMFYFVHSYYGQPRDKSVIAATTDHGVELAAAVHKDNLFATQFHPEKSGPKGLRILKNFVRSTIC; encoded by the coding sequence ATGAGTATAATCATAGTGGATTATGGAATGGGAAACCTATTTTCCATATACAACGCCCTGGAGTATGTGGGCGGCAATCCCAAGATTGCCCGCGATCCAGGGGAGTTGGCCGGGGCGAAGGGCATAGTTGTCCCGGGTGTGGGGGCCTTTGGCAGCTGCATGAATCAGCTCTCTCGATTCTCAGACTCGCTCTTATCATGCTTCCAAGAGGGAGTGCCGATGCTGGGCATATGCGTTGGCATGCAGGTGCTCTTCCAGGAGAGCGAGGAGAGTCCGGGCGCGCCGGGTCTGGGCTGGATAGAGGGAAAGGTTGTGCGCCTGCCGGATGGAGTGATGATTCCCCAGATGGGCTGGAACAGCCTATACATCAAGCACCGGGTGGAGATTTTTGATGGCATCAGTGAGGGGGACATGTTCTACTTCGTCCATTCCTACTACGGCCAGCCGAGGGACAAATCGGTTATAGCCGCCACCACAGATCATGGAGTGGAATTGGCAGCTGCGGTCCATAAGGATAACCTCTTTGCCACCCAGTTTCATCCCGAGAAATCAGGGCCAAAGGGCCTTAGAATCCTGAAGAACTTCGTGAGGTCTACCATATGCTAG
- a CDS encoding Glu/Leu/Phe/Val family dehydrogenase produces MTKSNPFEIAQKQLDDCAKILNLDPGVHEFLRHPRREFHVSIPVRMDDGSIKIFQGYRVQYNDALGPCKGGIRYHPDETIDTVRALAAWMTWKTSLLGLPLGGGKGGVICNPKELSTGEQERLCRGYVDMVWQNIGPERDVPAPDVYTTPQMMAWMMDEYSKLTGSNNFGCITGKPLCVGGSCGRSDATARGGMYALREAARELGIDLSRATIAIQGYGNAGSYAHSLAKELFGSKVVAVSDSKGGAFNPAGIEPAEASSVKAETCTVASIPDAKRISNEELLELNVDILIVAALENVITKENAGNIKAKIILELANGPTTPEADEILFNNKVHVIPDFLANAGGVTVSYFEMVQNIMRYCWSFEEVYQRLDERMTMAYQGVLAASRQYNINMRQAAYTVAVARVVDAMKTRGWV; encoded by the coding sequence ATGACCAAATCGAATCCTTTTGAGATAGCTCAAAAACAGCTTGATGATTGTGCCAAGATCCTAAACCTCGATCCTGGAGTGCATGAGTTCCTCCGCCACCCCAGGCGAGAGTTTCACGTATCGATTCCCGTGCGCATGGATGACGGCAGCATAAAGATCTTCCAGGGATACAGGGTTCAGTATAACGATGCTCTGGGCCCCTGCAAGGGCGGCATAAGATACCATCCGGATGAGACCATTGATACCGTGAGGGCTCTAGCTGCCTGGATGACCTGGAAGACCTCCCTTCTCGGCCTGCCCCTGGGCGGAGGCAAAGGTGGAGTGATCTGCAATCCCAAGGAGCTCTCCACTGGGGAGCAGGAGAGGCTCTGTCGGGGCTATGTGGATATGGTCTGGCAGAACATTGGACCGGAGAGGGACGTTCCTGCGCCGGACGTCTACACCACTCCTCAGATGATGGCCTGGATGATGGACGAGTACTCAAAATTGACCGGCTCGAACAACTTTGGTTGCATTACCGGCAAGCCTCTGTGCGTGGGCGGCTCCTGTGGCAGAAGCGATGCCACTGCCCGGGGAGGCATGTATGCTCTGAGGGAGGCGGCAAGGGAATTAGGAATTGATCTCTCCCGGGCCACAATTGCCATTCAAGGGTACGGTAATGCCGGCAGCTATGCACACAGCCTGGCCAAGGAGCTTTTCGGCAGCAAGGTTGTCGCGGTGAGCGACTCCAAGGGGGGAGCATTCAATCCGGCAGGAATAGAGCCGGCGGAGGCATCAAGCGTCAAGGCGGAGACCTGTACCGTGGCCAGCATACCCGATGCCAAGAGGATAAGCAATGAGGAGCTCCTGGAGCTCAATGTGGACATTCTCATTGTCGCCGCTCTGGAGAACGTGATCACCAAGGAGAATGCTGGAAATATCAAGGCCAAGATCATCTTGGAGCTGGCCAATGGTCCCACCACACCGGAGGCAGATGAGATCCTCTTCAATAACAAGGTGCATGTCATCCCCGACTTCCTGGCCAATGCCGGCGGAGTCACCGTCTCCTACTTTGAGATGGTACAGAACATCATGCGCTACTGCTGGTCATTCGAAGAGGTCTATCAAAGGTTGGACGAGAGGATGACCATGGCCTACCAGGGAGTATTGGCCGCCTCCAGACAGTACAATATCAACATGCGTCAGGCAGCCTACACTGTGGCCGTGGCCAGGGTGGTCGATGCCATGAAGACCCGCGGCTGGGTTTAA
- a CDS encoding ferredoxin--NADP reductase, translating into MKFLSRAVKVIKRTKSVKSIRFEKPEHFSYLPGQWTFLIFGDGPERIMKPLSFSSSPTEDHLEVTKKLTGLRFSELIDDLEVGDTLSLDGPYGSFSFLGEHDKVCMLSGGIGITPLRSMIKFCTDKKTSTDISLLYSNRNEDEIPFYDDLMPMQRANPRLVVNMTITNPSPAWRGLSGRLNGEMIKSTVPQWAERIYYVSGPQPMVESMTALLTEIGLDPSQIKHEYFSGYNRSNAGEELVG; encoded by the coding sequence ATGAAATTCCTCTCCCGGGCAGTCAAGGTCATAAAGAGGACCAAGAGCGTAAAGTCCATTCGTTTCGAAAAGCCGGAACATTTCAGCTATCTTCCCGGCCAGTGGACTTTTCTGATCTTCGGCGATGGGCCAGAGCGGATCATGAAACCTTTATCCTTCTCAAGCAGCCCTACAGAAGACCATCTGGAGGTCACAAAAAAGCTGACCGGCCTGAGGTTCTCAGAGCTTATAGACGATTTGGAGGTTGGAGACACACTTTCACTGGACGGGCCTTATGGGAGCTTCTCTTTTCTGGGCGAGCACGATAAGGTCTGCATGCTATCCGGCGGGATAGGAATCACACCCTTGCGCAGCATGATCAAATTCTGTACCGATAAGAAAACGAGCACAGACATATCCCTCCTCTACTCCAACCGAAATGAGGATGAGATCCCCTTTTATGATGACCTGATGCCGATGCAGAGGGCCAATCCCCGTCTTGTGGTCAATATGACCATCACCAATCCCAGCCCCGCCTGGAGAGGCCTATCGGGGCGGTTGAACGGAGAGATGATAAAGAGCACTGTGCCCCAATGGGCAGAGAGGATCTACTATGTCAGCGGCCCCCAGCCGATGGTCGAATCTATGACCGCCCTCTTAACGGAGATTGGACTTGACCCGAGTCAAATTAAGCATGAATACTTCAGCGGGTACAATAGATCGAACGCGGGAGAAGAGCTGGTGGGATAG
- a CDS encoding prephenate dehydrogenase/arogenate dehydrogenase family protein, with product MVRILILGGTGETGSWFARYFKSKGWEVAIWGPSGKVEVAERLGVRYAHDMMAEVEESDVVLVSVLIEKTVEVIRQVAPRMHSGSLIMDVTSVKSGPVRAMKTYAPKGVEALGTHPMFGPTMPSLFGQTIIFTPVEGKTGKWLGVIRSLFESDGAKIEILEAEEHDETMAVVQALTHFAYISIGAALKALDFDVQRSHRFMSPVYEIMIDFVGRILDQNPELYASIQMNPKAAAARQAFVSECMRLCEKTDDGDMEGFKQMMREAALHYGGTHEALQRSDRVINSRIREKEEEGKR from the coding sequence ATGGTGCGCATACTGATATTGGGCGGAACTGGGGAGACGGGTTCCTGGTTTGCTCGCTATTTCAAATCAAAAGGATGGGAGGTGGCCATCTGGGGGCCGAGCGGGAAGGTGGAGGTAGCCGAACGTCTGGGAGTGCGCTATGCCCATGATATGATGGCTGAGGTGGAAGAGAGCGATGTGGTCTTGGTGAGCGTGCTCATCGAGAAGACGGTGGAAGTGATACGTCAGGTTGCCCCACGCATGCATTCAGGCAGCCTGATCATGGATGTGACCTCGGTCAAGTCCGGGCCGGTGAGGGCGATGAAGACTTACGCTCCCAAGGGGGTGGAAGCACTGGGCACTCATCCCATGTTCGGGCCCACCATGCCCTCACTCTTTGGCCAGACGATCATCTTCACCCCGGTGGAGGGGAAGACGGGAAAGTGGCTTGGAGTGATCAGGTCCCTCTTCGAATCGGATGGAGCCAAGATCGAGATTCTGGAGGCAGAAGAGCATGACGAGACCATGGCCGTAGTGCAGGCGCTCACCCACTTCGCCTATATCAGCATCGGGGCGGCACTGAAGGCTCTGGATTTTGATGTGCAGAGGTCGCACCGGTTCATGTCTCCGGTTTATGAGATAATGATCGACTTTGTGGGCAGAATCCTGGACCAGAATCCTGAGCTTTATGCCTCCATTCAGATGAATCCCAAAGCGGCGGCTGCCCGGCAGGCCTTTGTGTCGGAGTGCATGCGGCTGTGCGAAAAAACGGATGATGGAGATATGGAGGGCTTCAAGCAGATGATGAGAGAGGCTGCCCTTCATTATGGCGGGACCCATGAGGCCCTGCAGAGGTCGGACCGGGTGATTAATTCCCGGATAAGGGAGAAGGAGGAGGAAGGGAAAAGATAA
- the aroE gene encoding shikimate dehydrogenase: MKIFGIFGDPIEHSLSPAMQNAAFRALGMDGCYHAFRVSRSRLKDAVIGADAMGFGGLNLTIPLKEEALSLDFLEADDLARAIGAVNTISFSGEAGEEKGKNRIQGYNTDGWGALSALQDAGVKVKGSRVLLIGAGGAARAIAYALDREGAEVSIANRNLKRAHELAASVGGISYCLCDLEPLVRQADVIINATSVGMREGDGRIIDSRLLKSHHVVFDIVYNRETELLWDARSIGAAAIDGVMMLVYQGARAFEIWTGRKAPADVMERAVRESLEERRQRKSR, encoded by the coding sequence ATGAAGATCTTCGGAATCTTTGGCGATCCAATCGAGCACAGCCTCTCTCCAGCCATGCAGAATGCCGCCTTTCGGGCCCTGGGCATGGATGGATGCTATCATGCCTTTCGCGTCAGCCGGTCCAGGCTTAAAGATGCAGTCATTGGAGCAGATGCTATGGGATTTGGCGGACTGAATTTGACCATTCCTCTCAAGGAGGAGGCTTTGAGCCTGGATTTTCTGGAGGCAGATGATCTGGCCAGAGCGATTGGAGCGGTAAACACCATATCCTTTTCTGGAGAGGCGGGGGAAGAGAAAGGAAAGAACAGAATACAGGGCTACAATACCGATGGTTGGGGGGCTTTATCGGCTCTGCAGGATGCTGGAGTCAAGGTCAAAGGCAGCCGGGTTTTATTGATTGGCGCAGGAGGTGCGGCAAGGGCGATAGCTTATGCTCTGGATCGGGAGGGAGCGGAGGTCTCCATAGCGAACCGGAACCTAAAGAGGGCTCATGAGCTGGCTGCCTCTGTGGGCGGCATAAGCTACTGCCTGTGTGATCTGGAACCCCTGGTACGCCAGGCGGATGTTATCATCAATGCCACCTCGGTGGGGATGAGAGAGGGGGATGGGAGGATAATAGATAGCCGTCTCTTAAAGAGCCATCATGTCGTCTTTGATATCGTGTATAACCGGGAGACGGAGCTTCTTTGGGATGCTCGGTCCATTGGTGCAGCGGCCATCGATGGAGTGATGATGCTGGTCTATCAGGGGGCAAGGGCCTTTGAGATCTGGACGGGCAGGAAGGCTCCAGCAGATGTGATGGAGAGGGCGGTCAGGGAGAGCCTGGAGGAGCGAAGGCAGAGGAAGAGCAGGTGA
- a CDS encoding TIGR00297 family protein — translation MNRENASRLAIGLMVLLLPYAWPFTVVALAAAFFMEKSTRLLAATLGFLLIIRPVLAQMSIDLPLYVIAISFMASTFASLGYLRFSSLTGSIAHLLITVALGYPLAIWISAGTIPKESAMFLAVLGGLSGTFLNQASRMRDFAVPFGTAMVMWLFSFRYPFPELHTIILICLFALILGVGAYWAKAADISAVISETIVGFLVIIFAGLSWFLLLLIFYLMGGGFTRYGYAKKEKLGIAQSHGGARGYKNVFSNSLVPLAMAVFYGIYGNDLFVYAFIGSVATANGDTLASEIGETSSSKPRMITTLKETEPGVDGGVTLLGEGASLLGALIISILAAISGMTGLLGIVIGTAAGFLGTNFDSLLGATLQSRGTLSNNGVNLAATAFGAIAGGVVWYVLHIWNIL, via the coding sequence ATGAACCGCGAGAACGCCTCCAGGCTGGCCATAGGACTTATGGTATTGCTTCTGCCTTATGCCTGGCCGTTCACAGTAGTTGCTCTGGCGGCGGCTTTTTTTATGGAGAAGAGCACCCGTTTGCTTGCGGCAACCCTGGGTTTTCTCCTGATCATTAGGCCTGTTCTCGCCCAGATGAGCATCGATCTTCCTTTGTATGTTATCGCCATCTCTTTTATGGCCTCCACCTTTGCCTCATTGGGCTATCTGAGGTTTAGTTCCTTAACAGGAAGCATAGCTCATCTTCTCATTACTGTAGCTCTGGGCTATCCCCTCGCGATCTGGATCTCCGCGGGTACTATTCCCAAGGAGAGCGCTATGTTCCTTGCGGTCCTGGGTGGTCTTTCCGGCACATTTCTAAATCAGGCATCCAGGATGAGAGACTTTGCCGTTCCCTTCGGAACCGCCATGGTGATGTGGCTCTTCTCCTTCCGCTATCCATTCCCGGAGCTGCATACAATCATACTCATATGCCTTTTCGCCCTCATTTTAGGAGTGGGCGCTTACTGGGCTAAAGCGGCGGACATATCTGCCGTGATCAGCGAGACCATAGTCGGTTTTCTGGTTATAATCTTCGCTGGCTTGAGCTGGTTTTTGCTTCTTTTGATCTTTTATCTCATGGGTGGCGGTTTCACTCGTTACGGATATGCTAAAAAGGAGAAGCTAGGGATAGCCCAGTCACATGGAGGAGCGCGAGGCTACAAGAACGTCTTTAGCAACAGCCTGGTACCGCTGGCCATGGCAGTATTCTATGGCATCTACGGAAACGACCTATTCGTATACGCCTTCATCGGATCTGTGGCCACGGCCAATGGCGATACCCTGGCCAGCGAGATTGGAGAGACCAGCAGCTCCAAGCCCAGGATGATTACCACTCTTAAGGAGACTGAGCCGGGTGTGGATGGAGGGGTGACGCTGCTTGGCGAGGGGGCATCGCTGCTCGGCGCACTGATCATCAGCATTTTGGCCGCGATCAGCGGGATGACTGGACTCTTAGGAATCGTTATCGGGACAGCTGCTGGATTCCTGGGCACCAACTTCGACAGCTTGCTGGGAGCGACCCTGCAGAGCCGGGGCACCCTGAGCAATAACGGGGTGAACCTGGCAGCTACTGCCTTTGGAGCCATTGCGGGAGGAGTTGTCTGGTATGTGCTGCATATCTGGAATATCCTCTAG